The genomic region TCGAGGTTTGTGTGTTTTGAATGTTTTGTATTGGCTGGTTGTTGGCACTTGACGGAAACGGCGGCGATAGCGATATTAGTTATGTGTTCACAGTTCTTTCTGAAGGGTTGATTGGGCCAGTAGTTGTTCGATATCTTCGACGTAGCGATAATGAGTAacaaatattcgaaaaatgCCGAAAAGTTTGTATTGCTTTCACTTTTTGTCTGCGCACTTAGCGCATTGCCAGCGTTATCTGGTGCAGTCTCCTTGACGTGGGGTCATGTGGGCAAGTATGCCTCGCCTATTTACGATGAAGAAATTAAGCTCACTGATAACAAGCCGATAGTTGACGTTACGTATCCACGCCAGGTGAGTAACTTATATgtcatatatatgtgtgtgtatgtgcataatGTTTACAAtaatgaaagtgaaaaaagaTTAACAAACTCCTATCGTTTTTCGCAATGCACAGTCATTAAGTAAATAACTTCCCACTAATGATATTCAGAAGTTAGTGTGTTGGCACTTCCATGATTCCTTCATAGGGTAATcttctttaaatataaaatttacgtGTCatgttgtttgtccgcgatggactcctaagcTACTGAACTGATTGTAACAAAATTCAGCGCACCCTGTCCAGTTTTAACCAACTTAGAAGACAGGATAGTAAAAACAGTCCTCAAATAAAAAGTACAGTGAAAGCTCTGTTAAATAAATGCTTTATTAAGCgaacaactctattaactggacagaaaggctggtaaccagacgcaaattcgttattttttccaatgaaatttatttgtaggAACATATTccaaattaaacctcaagtacaatcccttggattcttatccCGACAAAAAcgttatttgtaaataaaattttcaccgtattgaatagtttattatatgaataatagtgtaatatgtataccacagcaaagCGAGACCGGATCTACTAGTTGACTTATAAATAGAAGTTTTGACCTTCGTGTAGTTCAAAATATACGATGGACGGCTTTTTGACAAACAAACTTTCTTGGATCAGAACTTGTCttgttttgtaataatttgtaATGGATTTTAGAATTCCGTTATCCTTAGCCAATTTTTCTTCGATGACACTTTTTGTGTCAGGGTTACTATATAGACAAAGCTTTCGACGAACTTTGATTTCATCAAGCAAACATGCCTCACAGAATATGCGCACCTTGATAATAATAGCGACAGCTGATAATCTCAGCCATGCTATTAGATCAACCCCGTCTAACTGTTTAATGAAGCAGCGTTAAAAACCGATTTCTTGCGAATCTGCTCCTTAGGGCCATCGCAAAGATAATACCGACCAAATGATAATGGTAAAACCTCTGTTAATCACTGCGAGTGCGCGCTCTCTTGTAATACTCACAATTagataaaatgtaattttctaaCAATTGTCTCTCTTTGCTCCACAGGGTGACACCAGCGAGTACATCATAACCGCAATGCACGCATTCGACGCGAAAACACCACTGTACACGACAGCAGTTGCGGAGCGCGCGGCCGATGCACATTTGGCAACCGTGGATTCTGCAAGGGTTATGGTTTTGCGCGGCGGCGTTGGCTTTAATTACACGACATTACGATTTGAAATGCCAACGTCCGCTTATCAGCTTTCAGCTGCAGACAGCGCTCCGACCATTGGCGGTCATCCTGATGGCGGCAGACATGCGGGGCGTGGTAATAACTTGCGTGCACACTATCAGCTCGTTATTTACGGCGTTGATTTATAGCGTGAATAATCTTATAATAAACTTTTCTTCTATTCGCATTTCAAATATGCAAAGACGAGTTTAGTTAAGCAATGGTTATATcttaaataatttgttcaacACCTTTAATTATTACAGTTGGTTTTACTAACCCTTTCTGTATGTCTGCGTATTGTGGAGATGTGTAGGAGCAATTCCTCTTAATCCTGGCATATTATGCAGAGTTCTCTTAATAGTCTTATAGTTAGGTTTCACTGGTAGTTAAAGTGAAATTAAGAATAAAGCTATTGTGGTGGTGGTTTCATTTTTAAATCACAAGGAAACCGTACGCTTTTCCTCAAAAACAACTAAATTTCGCAAATAACTGCAACCAAGGagagaaaattcaaattaaatgcgGAGAAAATCGCGAAAGTCGCGCTGGTAAACTTCCAACAGCAAATCAAACACAGCGAATGTCGCAGCCACGGCGGTTCACCTGTTCTTCACTTTCGCCATGCCGACTACATTCGTAGACACAAACAACATAAAATTAACAGTTGTGTCTTTGTTCTTAGAGGCCAATGTCAACAGCCAGCATTGTAAAGATAATAATCATTTGAAACTAACTCATTTGAAACATGGATTcactacaacaaatacaaatgctACACGCATACCCTGTGGGAAAATTTCGCAGTAATTGACGTACCATATTTGACAGTTTGATGTTCTATGAATTGTTAACTGACATCCTCTGCATAATTTACCTACGGGCTGGATTTGGCAGGAAGCAGTGAAACAATCGGGAGTCAAAGAATTGGAATGAAGGTTTTGCAGATTAGCGCCTGCGGAAGCTACTACATTCTCTTCAATGGTTGTTATAATATTACAAGTATGATTCAAGTAGGGCCGAAGGTATCATTGCATTTTCATTACTTCTTACTTCTAGACTAAAAAATGCTACTTTTAGACGATCTGCAAAGTTCTTGACCAAATCTGAACTACATAGGGCTTATTCTGTTCTTGCAGGGTCGTATTTGTTCACTTATAGGTTTGTTCTTACACCTGTGACATTGTTTGCTTGCTACTTTTCCAGCAAGTCTTTACAGCtgctgttgtggttgttgcGGTGGTTTTGTGCACGAGACTCTGCTCAGCATTTCAAGTTaagaaagtacatacatacatacgtttatttAGTTTATGATGTGACACACTCTGAAAGACTGTTGTTTATACGCTGGCAGCACGTCGCATAGGATATAATAgtttcggcttcgaaacgagttcgtgtccggaaatctgccaagaaggttatggtatcagttttttgggatgcgagaggaattttgtttgtagattacttgcaaactggtaaagcaattaattctgaatattattgcaatctTTTAAAccagttgaagaaaaaaaagaCGTGAAAAAAGAcgcggtttgcagaagaaaaaaatccttattcatcaggacaatgcaccgtgtcacaagaccattttgacaatggctaaaatccatgaataaAATGTTCTTGTCCGGAATCGCCATCTATAGTGTTTGCTCGCGCTCAAGCCTaacctttccttacttgtttaatgttAAACTACAACAACCAGATAACAGAAGTAACTACAATGGCAAGTGCTGATGGAAGATGGGCAAAGAGAATGGCGTAAGGTGAGAGGCATAGACTTTCAAAGTGCGCTCAAGTGTGACTAAATACTCTCGGCCAATTTGGGGTGTCATGCCTTGGCGGCAGCttatgtgcgcgtgtgtgtctGCTAATGGGCTGGTGCGAACACTGTGGGTTCTCTGTCCTTGCCGCGATGTCACACGAGCTTCTTGCTTTCTTTCTTACCTTTCTTCATCGAGCAAATAGATGTTTATCGCAACTTATTCTGAAATTAGCATTTTGCAGTGCTTGcgatgtgtgcttgtgtgtgatCTTATATGTAGAatggtaaatttttttgctttctttcccTTTGCACTGATGTGTGGGGCCGAAATGGAATTCTTATTTTCACTAATCAGGTTGGCCCTTTATTTTCTTCAGGTGCAAAGTTCAACGGTGATTTCGCTGGCTTTTTTTCGCTGTCCagttaaattgaaattgaaattaagctCGTAAAGTTGAATGATAAGCGGCGTTTATTTAGACTGGCACCAAAAAGGTCGCAGTTGTAATGCTTTTTCACGGCTTGCATAAATTTGCTCCTTGACACTGACACGGTCGGTTGGCGCTGTTCGGTTTTCGGTTGTTCATCATGGGGTTGGCAGTTTCTCCCATCAGATATTTTATACCATTTGTATGAGAAGTGGAAAGAAAGCATTTCACggaaaaatttatgcaaataaagtgTAGAGAGCTGTTGAGGTAATTGTTAATGCCttttaatttaatcaatttatACTATAATGGTGCCAAAAAGGCGTACAAAGGAGCCGAGGAAAGTGAACGTTAGGCTTTGAATGTTTAGTAGTTGCTGCTCAGTGGAAGGAAGGAGTTTTTTAAAGTACatggttttttataaatactttcCATGTGTTTGTactatttattgaattttgaaaaaactggCAAAATACGAAAGCCCGATAAACATACGTAGTAAATGTCAAGAAGACGAATGAGAAAATTTTCTTAGCTCCACGTTCTCAAATGGTTGTATATTTGTGGATTTCACTATATCAAAGAGAGAGgacaattaaacttttttttctaaaaatcctCTCAAAATATATCATGCATTctttatagaatttaatattaataattcagCAAATAAGAAATGAATAAGTTACTTTCATTACTGCCTATGAGgaacatgaaatattttttgccgAGCTTCTCCTATCAGTGAGCAAGCTACTTGAAACTTGAAGCCTCAGCTTTTTGAAATCTTTGGGAAGTTTGTTGAGCGAAAATAATTTCAGATACAAATTTAATGGTAGAGTATTCAAAATTTCGTCCTTAAGTACTAACACTTTAAAGAACTATTAAAGATTTTAGATTATTTCGGCTGAGAAAAACCCATACATAGTCATATGCAAGCATCCTTCCTAACGAAAAATGGCAAAACTCTCTTGAAATGTCGTCAATAGCGGTCAATGACTTTTCCTTGAAGAGATGTATAAAAAAACTCGCGTTGAGCTTATTTGCCAAAGCTGCTATAATTTTCGTCTAATGTTCAGCATTTGTTAGTTGAATTTGGATGGGAAAAGTTGTCATAAAAAGAGGTTAACAGTGGCCGCAGGtgacaaatgtgcaaacaaatttaataaataagtatgtatgtatgtaggtacgtTCATGTATCTGTGTTTATCAGCAGCACACCCCGGATTAGCGGACAATCTTTTGCATGACTGTTTGcagaaatttgcattttaatgtctacattttgaactattaatttgtTATTGTCTGGTAGAAAGATTGTTTGTCTGGAGCCAAAGtgcgaaaattattataattacaaaCGCAGAATTGGAGACAAAtctaaacacatatacataaatatgtataaactcAGAAGGTTTTTATAGATTTGTTGTATGCGAACAGAGAGTGCATGGTTGAAAGTCTGTAATGAGCAATAACTTTTAATATGCTTAGCTTTCGCAAAATTAAACCTCTGTTTACTCATTATCCCTATCTTTTTTCTGCCAGTAAGAAATTACAAAGAAGATAACCAAATGGTTGCCAACGTTTGACAAAGCTTGGAGTGTGGCGAAGCAACTGGTAGAAGTCAAATATGCTAGCATAATCAAATTGATATAGAATAGCAAGAGAAAATAACAACTTAAGATGGAAGGAGTTGTAAAAATTGTAAGATGAGCACACAAAGTTTtttaagagaaataaaaatatgtcgaaaatcaattgaaaacataaaagttGAATGCAAAAAGAGAAACTGCTGATAAAATATAACGGGTGATTCcattatagttatttttttcaatagccgcttttttgacagatcacccGAGAACCGTGTCtagttgtcatgttatttttgtacagtattgtttgacatttcaacATGGACAGACTAAAGCTTGAACAACCTTTACAAAtccttcaactttattacgcaaattcactttctataaagaatgtgtgtcgcgcgcttcgctcaacttatggtcaatacaatcggcctactgagtgtACTATTCGGAACgccatcactcatcttgagatccagtttgtgcaagaactgaagctgctcgacctttccaagcgacatcgcttcggtctatgtgctcttgaaaagttctaagaagatccgaggttttcgagccaaatttttttcagcgattgGGCTTATTTCTGGGTTagtgggtatgtaaataagcaaaatttccgcGTTTGGAACGCAGATCAACCTGGActgattcaagagctgccatttcatccagaaaaaaacaacggtttggtgtgttttgtaGGGCggaggaatcatcggtccatatttcttcaaaaatgatgccggtaagaacgtaaccgCCAATGTCTACCGATGGCGCTAactaccagtcgaaatgctcgaacgagtcatcgaaaattgaactcaacgattgggccatctgagacgtagccgcggttaacatttggaagagataagcttcaaaaaaataaatgccaagaatgttctttcgaatgttaATAACCATTCTTCATCAAATtagaagttttttttaagtaggcaACCTCGAAATACTATATCaccctttatatgtatgtaagtctaaAACGTGATTATGAGCATCATGATCTAATCTATTAAGAGTGTATTCTAGTCTAGAGACATGAATTTCGGGAGATTTTTGAAGTtcgtaaaaacaaagcaacTTTGGTATCGTTTTGAAAAAGATAGCTTCAGTAGCCGGCCGATTAAGTTAGAATGACGGATCAGAAAAATACCTACATCtccgaaaataaacaaaattttagaaaaagccttctgtaaatatattttaaaatagctAAATCTCgaattttctatatttctaGACCAGAGGGGGTATTTAATACTTATAACTTCTAGCATCAGATTAAAGGTGATCAAGGTTACCTAATTTCAGTAGCCATTAGAATTGTAGTTGTAGCATAGATTATCTCCCTCTCATTAACTTGCTTTAGGTCACAAGTTTGCGTAACGGAAAATGATCGTTGGTTACAACAACTGATAATCGAATTTTGCATTAGCACCCCGCTTACCAACATTAATTTACTGATAATTGATGTAATTAACCACTATAAAAGCCAGTTTGCTTGCCTTAATTGCACAGGAACGTTAGACATCAATAGATGCATTTGTGCAATGCTTCAGTAAGCTGGTTAGATCGTTTTGCATATTAGTATAAGTgtttatacgtatatatataactCCTGTAGTGGGTTTTGTGCAAGCTAGGTGAGTCAGCGCTTTGTTCCGCTTGATTTATGGTTCTTAGTTAAGAGTGTTCAAAGGTCGAGTGTTGCTTGCAGGTTTGATTGtcgcaaaatatatttagaactCTTTACTGCTCTTCTCTTGGATATTTCACAACAACATGTGAAATTTcacactttttatttacatttcattcAACTTCCAAACTAACTAACTTTGGCACTAACATATCAATACGTAGTCGACCAAATCTTTATTCCATCTTGTTTGTGAATCAGGTAGCAGAAAGTGTTGCATGTTTAGGTGCGACTCACTGTCAATAAAATCACTGCATATCGGACGACATTTATTGACGTTTCGCCACTCCTCTGCTcgttacatttaaattattttctctcATTAAATCTTTAGCAGTGAAGAAGTTCTTccgttaaattttatataataaactaaGTTGATCCAAGtgttaatgaatttaaaatagcTTTTAGTTTTTCATACAGCAAAGTCGCTAGAGAGCTATAGAGCTAACtttagtgttgagttgtttagtATCTTCGACCCATATTGTCGTCTTCCTCGGACTTCGACTCCTCCTTTTTGGCTTCTTCCTTCTTTTCGGCAGTTATGGGATCATACTATTTTCAACCATTCATCTTTATTGTTAAGTCTCTAAAgactttaaagaaaaatttgaacTATATAAGGAGTATATGAACAACGTATTTATtccagcaataaaaataaattcatggGACCGTCAGTGTTGACATAATAACAGAGCAAATAAAAACAGTGTTATAGTAGGTGGCgactatatttaattaaaacaaaacaggTGGAAGCTAGAAAGCGAAGAGAAACACTTTTATAAAACgctaaaattaagttatttataaataaccataattttgggatttttttttgtttactgttattattattttttgttaaatttttatataatagtaTTTGAATACGAAATAGACCGTGAATTTGTTTACTCCGCACATGGTGTTCTTGATACTcgtagtatatgtacatatgtacatatataccagaCAGACACACATTCGTAGTCAGCCGCTTGTGTctacataataattaaaataagtaaaaacgcACGAGCTACTAATTTGCTTTGCAGTGGTGTATGAAGCATTTCAAGCTCTCTTACAAGTTTTTATGCACACACTCTGTGTTTACCTATTCATATATTGTATACTCGTTATTTGTTTTTCGTAATTAACTTTGAGTGTTGGTCCGTCGATTGGCTGCAATTGCAGCCGCTGTTTTGCGGTAGCCAACTCCGGTAAAAAGCCATCGTAATAAAAAGCCGTGTTGAAACATTTATGAAGACATGCTTGTGTGTGTAAATGAGCCCATGAAAGTACAATGTTCAGTAAATATTtacagtaaagaaaataaacattttcattttttttaaataatggaaAGGAAGTACTTTTGGTTCCCTTAAAAGATGAGTCTGAGGTTTCAGAAGCTATTGTTTTTTACGGTGACCCCTTTCTCATAACTAAATGTTGCAAATTTGCTCGAGTGTTTACTCAGAAAAAAAGGACTTGAACGCTCTCAAATTACCAACCCGGTTTTTAATCTGATCAAAAATCGCATTCTGGCCGGACAAAAACGATCAAAGTTTTGGGTAACATTCAACTTTTTTAAACGTCGCCAAATGGCGGTGAAAGCTTAACACCAGGAGAtgacgaacccgattccccaaacgATGACGGTGGAGCAAACGTtcattgcctgaccatgaagaagttctaAAAGCAAttagggagaccccacaatttacgccaactaccatgggataatTCTcccaacatcgcatataaggttctatagagcgtattgtgtgaaagattaaagcccaccgtcaacaaactgattggaccttatcagtgtggccttaggcctggcaaatcaacaactgatcagatattcaccatgcacgaAATCACCAAATCATGGAAAAttcccgtgaaaagagaatcgacacgcaccatcTCGACTACCTTTCGTGCGACTCCTTCAATCTGCTgccggagaaaataattcgagctgcagagattaatcgagcaggtataattttctataagagtattcagctgctggcgtacgccatTAGCCTCAACATCTGCGCCGTTAGttcggcaaaacgaaatatcttctgtcattaaacaaacagtcgtcgcacttgcgacttgtctctcacgtcactgttgacagtcataactttgaagtcgtagataatttcgtctatcttggaaccagtatcaacatcaacaacaacgttagcgtcgaaatccaacgcagattatctctttccaacaggtgctacatagttcggactgagtaggcaattgggaagtaaagtcctttctcgatgaataaaaaccaaactctatgagtcactcattattcccgtcctgcaatATGGTGAGCCgaagttacgagttttcgagagaaaggctctATCCGATTCAGTGGACtcatgagctgtatgagatatacgacgccattgacatagttcagcgaattaaaagacagcggctctGCTGCCTAGGTCATGccgtccaaatggatgaaaacactccagctcggaGCGTATTCGACATAATACACGCCGGGGGAAgcataggaagaggaagacctccactccgttggaaagaccagatggagaaggacctggcttccaattggcgccaagcagcgaaaagaagaaacgactggcgcgctgttgttaactcggttataatcgtgtaagcggggtctacaccagtaaagaagaatatgAAGCATGCAACATATTTTTACTCTCTCCTGTTGAGAAGATGAGAAGATGTCGTCCCTGAGGTTTTTGAAAGAACTTACTGAACTTTGATGTTGGAAGGAAAGTATATTTGACCTTGACGGCTTCTAGAAGTTTCTGTATATCAACATTTTCTTTTGGGTAATGAGTCAATCGAATTTAAGTACAAACATAATTTCTGTGAGTTACTGTACTCAAGCGTATATCCGCATATCCGATTGCAACGCACATGTATTTGCGCGACTGAAGTTTAATAATAGATATATGTACCTTCAACTATTGCGAATACCTGTTTACCTGCGCACAGAAGCGATGCTTTAAAGAGCTTTTTTCTTAGCCGCGTTAATTTGCAAATGGCGAATgagcaaatttaattaacttatgtTATTGTAATAATGAATTGCCAGTGGTTTGTGGCTGTGTTGTTGCAGACTTTGTTTTTGCCTCATCCGTTTTTCTACATGTACACTATGAAGTTGCGAGAtactcacacacatgcacgcactCACTCATTCAAGCATATAATTCTGGCATTCATTCCTCGCTATtgcacacaacacacacacacacacatagtgTCGCGCACTCACATAAATTACTCTATTATTTCGTAACAGAGTAATGAAAAAACCTAAATGATGTGTTTATGTGTATtcaattgtaaatatttgttgttttaaaactcaattattttaatgtttttgtaaaaagtgtaaTAATTATAGTAAATGCGTAAATGCAGCTATTACAAAGGTAAAAATTTAATACGGTTCATGAGTGTGCGTGTGTTCATATTGCGGTCACTGCCGCTGGTAAATTAGTTGTCCGTAGTTTTACGGCTCAGGTTGGCTAATCGGTCTGATGGACTAACCTCGGCTGCAAGGAACCATAATCTCAGTCTGGCTTTATAGctcgaataaaattaaaattgtaaatggTGGCTCAAAATATAATTTGGCAGACGATGgctgatgaacttcatcagatgccaaattatattataggtatatatgtaggtatagtaaaaataaaaccattatttttgcaaagattaatatttgtatgaaaCCTTCACTTAACATAGTTGGAATTGTCCAAGTTACATGAAATATGGACCGTTTTGTTTAATAACTTGTTGGCATTTTGAAGATAATATCATAAAGCCACTCGCATAGAAATCTTCGTTCCCACTGGCACAAAACTGTAACAGTCTTAAAGCGAATTTTCCTCTAGAAAAATTACTGGCTTTAGTTAGGAACAGGTAGTAATCACTTTTTGCGAAGTCCGAACAATAAGTTGGCTGCATAAGATTATCTCAACCGAACTTCCGGAGCTTCTGGCGAGTCCCTATCGATGTGTGGGACATAGCGTTGTTCTGATTGAACACAATTCATTTCCTTTTGACCACCTCGAGGTGATTGCTTTTTTCAGACAGTCCACCTGTTGACTGTAGGAGAGCAGTGTAGGATAAGAACCAGCTGATTCCCTGCCAATCAGAAGTCGAATTGTTAACTGTATGAGAGCAGTTTGGATAGGAACCAGCTGGTTCCCTGCCAATCACACCAAACACATAGCACAACTTTTCTGATCATTAATCCTAGCTTTGGCACCAATTGCGCCGACTCGGCAATTATTATGACTGTTTTTGCTCTGTGTTATTGTAAGTGATCTGTCATCATCAGCAACTATCTGCTTTAGATttgattttgttgcgattcagcaGCCACGATTCGCGGAAGGAAAATCGAACCGTGGGTTTTGTGGCATTAACTCGTGTGGTGGTTTTTTGCGACTTGTTAGCTTCTAGCTAATCGAAACAGTGCTTATATGGTGGTTGTAGTCAATGGTTTTCATCTATATTTCAACCATTCGTCTTACAGAGCGTAGTTCATCTCtgatatcaaaatttttgaatcgaCGAAACCAAAATTGCGTATGATTAACTTTTAAAGTATCGGGACCATAAACACTATTTACATTTTCAGACACTCGTCTttaaaaactgcaaaatttaaagttttttctctTTGCTGGTGCCCATCTTTGACGCGTCTTCAAGCAATACTGAGTCCGGCAATCACAGAACTATCTGAAAGGCTTGTTTGGTACAAAGTTGTGTCTTTCTAACACATCGCG from Bactrocera tryoni isolate S06 chromosome 3, CSIRO_BtryS06_freeze2, whole genome shotgun sequence harbors:
- the LOC120770541 gene encoding uncharacterized protein LOC120770541 isoform X2, translating into MSNKYSKNAEKFVLLSLFVCALSALPALSGAVSLTWGHVGKYASPIYDEEIKLTDNKPIVDVTYPRQMYSQDSIDFVL
- the LOC120770541 gene encoding uncharacterized protein LOC120770541 isoform X1; the protein is MSNKYSKNAEKFVLLSLFVCALSALPALSGAVSLTWGHVGKYASPIYDEEIKLTDNKPIVDVTYPRQGDTSEYIITAMHAFDAKTPLYTTAVAERAADAHLATVDSARVMVLRGGVGFNYTTLRFEMPTSAYQLSAADSAPTIGGHPDGGRHAGRGNNLRAHYQLVIYGVDL